A genomic segment from Paenibacillus sp. FSL K6-1096 encodes:
- the spoVM gene encoding stage V sporulation protein SpoVM has product MKFYTFKLPKFLGGFVKAILNTFQKS; this is encoded by the coding sequence ATGAAATTTTACACGTTTAAGCTGCCGAAGTTTTTGGGAGGTTTTGTTAAAGCGATTTTGAACACTTTTCAGAAGAGTTAA
- the rpmB gene encoding 50S ribosomal protein L28 — MSRKCTVTGKKPGSGNHVSHANNRNRRSWGVNVQKVRILVNGKPKRVYVSTRALKAGKVERV, encoded by the coding sequence ATGTCCCGCAAATGTACAGTAACAGGCAAGAAACCTGGCAGCGGTAACCACGTGTCTCACGCGAACAACCGCAACCGTCGCTCTTGGGGAGTCAACGTTCAGAAGGTTCGTATCCTCGTGAACGGCAAACCGAAACGCGTCTATGTCAGCACCCGTGCTCTGAAAGCCGGCAAGGTTGAACGCGTATAG